Part of the Deltaproteobacteria bacterium genome, TCGTGGTCCTCAACCTCCCCTTCGCCCTGGTCGGGGGCGTGGTCGCCGTCTGGATGTGGGGGATGCACCTGTCGGTTTCGGCGGCGGTGGCGTTCATCGTGCTGCTGGGGATCGCCGTGCAGAACGGGGTGGTGCTCGTCGCCTTCTTCCGCCAGCTCCGGGAGGAAGGCAAGGGGGTGGACGAGACGGTGCGGACCGGGTGCGACCTCCGGTTCCGTCCGCTCCTGATGACCGCACTGACCAGCTTCATCGGACACCTGCCGATGCTGTACGCTACCGGTGCGGGGGCGGACATCCAGAAACCGCTCGCCGTCGTCGTGATGGGGGGGCTCGTCACTTCGACCTTGCTGACCCTGATCGTCCTGCCGACGATCTACGACTGGCTCGAGAGCCGGGCCGAAACCCGGG contains:
- a CDS encoding efflux RND transporter permease subunit is translated as GGGGEKIPLGRLANVSVAEGPAQIGREKGMRRVAAEVNIRGRDLGGFVAEARGKLAALEKELPSGYFLEYGGQFENQQRAMRRLAVVVPIALLLVLLLLYMALGSVRDSLLVVLNLPFALVGGVVAVWMWGMHLSVSAAVAFIVLLGIAVQNGVVLVAFFRQLREEGKGVDETVRTGCDLRFRPLLMTALTSFIGHLPMLYATGAGADIQKPLAVVVMGGLVTSTLLTLIVLPTIYDWLESRAETREVVPET